A segment of the Asterias amurensis chromosome 11, ASM3211899v1 genome:
ttaagcaaatttttgtgctcagcagcacTATATGAGTGACTATGAATTATTGAATATGAATATATGAGTATGATCATGAATTGAATGTGATTGACATTGGGTTTGTAAATCATATCATTAATCCTGTTCTTACCTCATTTCCTGTCCGTCCTCACAATCTCCAAGGGAAACTTTCCCATGCGGGTTCACTTCATCTAATCCCTCGTCGTCATAGTCAGGCTCAACGTCCGGTTGACGGAGACAGAAAGCGAGAGGGCATGGGTTACCACATCGGCCACGCCGACCACAACGGCCACGCCGACCACGCGGGCTGCAGGACGTCCCGGGCCCCTTGGCTAGGTCCTTCTTCGTAGCCCGCTGCTCTTCTTTCTTCGGACTCGTCGTCCCCCGTGCGGTCTCATTTCTTCGAACTGACCGCACCACAGCCTTCAATAAAGACTTCTGGTTGACGTTCAACATCGCTAACACTAGTAACAGAAGTTACAGATACCAAGTTGCTTGTGAAATTATTGTTTCTCAGTGAATTACTGGAAATAAAAATCAAACGATTTGCTCCCTTCGCTGTAAAAACCCGTGCTTACAATACGAACttcgttgtttgtttgtttgtgtgtgaactccactaataaaacaacaaacaacaaaacaggtTCGAGTCAAGTTGCCACTTCTTATACGCGCGCGTAAGCAACAAGACAATGGTATGCAAATCAGATTTGTTggtaaaatatataaaactacTATATTTTTACCAAAGAGCTTAATGTTGCATTTTTAGCTACAAAAGTATTAGTTTTGTATTCGTGACGTCACAGTTGGAGAACTAGTTACCAAAGATCGATCATAGAGCGCGCGCCGTATGATATGTATTTTTCAACAATAACTTACTCTTTTTTGGATACTTCCGCCTTGCAGGgcaacaattattagcataaaaccttacttggtaacgagtaatggggagaggatgatagtatacaaaattgtgagaaacggttccctctgaagtggagtaggtttcgaaaaagaagtaattttccacgaattttattttgagacctcagatttagaatttgaggtctctaagtctaagcatctaaaagcacacaattttgtgtgacaggggtgttttttctttcatagatgtctcgcaacttcgacgttcAATTttgagctgaaactttcacaattTGGTCATTTCACGTTCGAAAATAATGACACCAACTACACGTTCGAAAATTTTAGTGGTCAAAATATCTTCGAACGTGTAGCTGGTACATGGACACTAACTACACGTTCGAAAATTTTAATGGTCAAAATAATTTAGCCCGTATAGTTAGTGTCACCGACACAAACTACTCGTTCGAAAATTTTAATGGTAAACATATTTTTGCGCGTGTAGTTCGTGTCACTGGCATGAACTACACGTTCTAAAATTATAATGACCAAAATATTTTTGCTGGTGTAGTTCATGTCAGTGACACGAACTACACGCgcaaaattattttgaccaTTAGAATTTACGAACGAGTAGTTCATGTCAGTGACACGAACTACACGCGCAAAAATATGTTTACCATTAAAATTTTCGAACGAGTAGTTCGTGTCAGTGACACTAACTACACGGGCGAAATTATTCTGACCATTAAAATTTTCGAACGAGTAGTTCGTGTCAGTGACATTAACTACACGGACGAAATTATTTTTACCATAATAATTATTGAACGTGTAGTTGGTGTCCATGTACCAACTACATGTTCGAAACAATTTTGACCATTAATATTTTCGAACGTGTAGTTGGTGTCATTTTTTCGAACGGCACCACACGATCTTTATATAGAAATTATGAAAATCATTCATTAtataaaagtaaataaataaacccgTTCGAAGTTGACAATCATAAATTAAGTTCATTTGAAATTATCATGGTAGTtttattcttaaaataattatgcttAATTATCTTGATCAAATTCAAATCTTTAAAACTTTTCAGAATGGTCATATTCCGTCACATGGGGGCGTACTCTCAAAATCGTCTGCTAATTTTGCAAGATGGCCGACGTTCCAGAAAACGCACCTGAACGTAAGCAAAATTACTTTCCTTTTATTGGTGTCAAGAAGTAACtcaagtcttcacagttggtgtatctcaacatgtgtacaaaaacaacaaacctgtgaaaatttgagctcagtcggtcgtccAAATTGCGAGATATTTataatattaatgaaagaaaaaacaccattgaaaATTGATTGTCACACACATACATTTACAAACTTAAAAGgtaaaagttgtgtgctttcagatggttgatttcgatccacctcaaattctagatctgattccgaggtctcgaaatcaagttcgtggaaaattacttctttctcgaaaactgggagctgtttctcacaatgttttatactatcaacctctccccattttactcgtaatcaagtaaggttttatgctaataattattttgagtaattaaattaccaatagtgtccactgcccaaACCTTCCCCCACCCACAATTGTCAATCCTAACCCAAACCCTACCCCTACCCCTACCCCCACCACCCTACCCCTAACCCTATCAGTATATTTATGATATTCTAACCCTATCCCTACCCAAACCCTATACCATTGTATACCCTCAACCAGAATTTACGATCTTATTGTAAATTGCACgcgggttaaaaaaaaacatcagaagcgttgttgataaaaaatacgctcatttattattcataatttgttATAATACAATAAACTATGAAAAAACAACAGTTTAGTGTTGTGTAATTTAGTTTTGTAAATTGATGGCTTCACCACAGGTGGGGCCTGGTGTAAGACAAGGGTTCAGCTAATGAGCCTGGTAGAAACCCAACAATTGATGGGGTAAAAATAGTTATAACTGGCAGTTTTGGCCTTCTAGTTTCCCTGCCGCTCGGACTCGAGTGTTTAGAAGAAAAGGCGGCATAGAAAGGGACCCGTATTGACATTTCAAATTAAGTGCATGAATTTATGTGACGCAATACACATGCCGACAAATTGGGGTCGTTTGCAGACGACAACCTCCGTTGTGCTTTGATGGCGTTCTACGGGCTTGAAATTATCCTCTCAGGTGGGCTATGACATtggacaaataaaaataaagctcaaagttgtttttggttttgttaatTAAACTAAAATTCTATCTCAAGTCTTCAGTGCGtgaatacatgtatatagggtACACGAGGATACGCTTGATTTAAAAGAACTTTTTATCTTTGGAAAGTTTTGGctaactaaaaaataaaacagttcgCATCACAACAACAAGCAATTACAAGGACGTCAATTATTCAGTGAATCACACTAGCCCACACCAAATTCATGATCCTCAGCAGAACACTGCACTGCTGACAGTGACATAATATGCGACTGTGTTTATTAAATTAGTAGACACAAAACTAGCGTATTGGTTGTTTATAAGTTGAAGTAACTACTTATCATCAGTCAAATCAGCaatgtttcattattttattttgtcagaGGATTGATTACTGAAAGCAATTATGCAATTTATGAATAAACTGAAAGGAAGAAAAAATCTGCACAAAATGCTTTTTGAAAAGCTGTGGTGTAGATTAGATTGTCATCAAAAAGCCATCCTTCTTGCTTTTGTTTTGCAGAATGTCCAGGAACACAGAGTGAATTAGCCGGCAAGCAGTCAGCATGTCAGGGCTGTCCAAACCAGGACATTTGTGCAAGTGGGCTACCCGCAGCACCCGACCCAGGTAAACCTAGTGGTAAATGTTGTTGGATAATTTTGTACACATTGAATAACACTTTACTTTATATAGGTCCTTTGCAATGGCCGCCATTGCTGGTGAAATTGGCGCCTGAAAGGCTACGTATCATTGCCCATTGGCTGAGCATGCTGAAGGAGAGGTGATCTGAGAGTCTCGCACACACGTAGGGCCTACACGTGATCACTTTGTGCAGTCCATCTATTTTGGTTAGCAACAATCTACAAATTTCATCCACTATTAAACATCCCAGGAGTCAATCATtggtatccccccccccccccccccccccgaggagAACATTTTGGTAGTTTGATTAGCATTATTAAtaacgtttgtttgtttttctaaacaGCAATTGAGGAAATCCAAGAACGAATGTCTTCTGTAAAGCACAAGATTCTGGTGCTATCGGGGAAAGGAGGGGTTGGCAAGAGCACCTTCACAGCTCATCTGGCGAGAGGGTTGGCAAGAAATGAAGAAACACAGGTATGGTATTTTGAGTGTGATCTACCTGCCACTTTTTGCACTGGATCAGGTATTTTAACCATTTATTGCCGGCAGACCTGTACATAAGCAAAACATGTCAAACATACAAACAGAAGTTTGGtagacacttttttttaaagttccaCCAGATACTGGATTGGTctttaataataactagtttatACACCGCACATTTTTACAATAACATACACTCGGGTCATTGGGCCAGTAACATCCCTTTAATTTTTCTCAGGTCCATAGGGAGTATTCAACCCTGAGCCATGGTGCTCGAGTGGCATTTTCAGACACAATATCatcctctaccctcgcaggtacccatttatacccctgggtgaagagaagcaattatagtaaagcatcctgctcaaggaaacaagtgccatgaccgggattcgaacccacactccgacgATTTAACCACAAGAACTTTAATTTGAttctcttaaccgctcggccaagtCACACCACTATCAGTGTATGACGAGAGGTTTTGATTAacaaacattgatttttttgtGCGCAGGTGGCAGTATTAGACATTGATATTTGTGGACCATCAATCCCTCGGGTAATGGGTCTTGAAGGAGAGCAAGTTCATCAGAGTGGATCTGGATGGTCACCTGTGGTGAGTCAaacctgggcccattttcaaacataaaatcattttttttttaaattgcgaaggacgtggctacaacgtgttcgagaagcaggcatgcaagggcgcattcagctgccagccacatcaacccattatgaccacggagcacagccaagatcaaaagtgtttgatttttttcctgagggaggaaaaccggatagtctgaaaaaccctcgtggcacagcagagaaccaacgcacaactcaactcacatatggccccgaccgggaatcgaaccggggtcaccttggtgagaggcgagcgctttacgcacaagccaaccgtgccaccatTGCTTGAtaatcggggataaagaatattattaaaTTTTACGCTTACACCGATGTCTGTAAGTGCTATTTACTCTGTTatttcccaagttctgtaatAAAAAAACAGGCATATTTTTCCGCTGGGATTCAAACACATGACCGCAGtctgaatcctatattttagcaggaGCTACATCTGCTTAAATCAGATTTGTCATACACTTCTCAGCATTGCCGAAGTTCATGGCAATGTGTACCCAAGAATTTGGCACTTACCAACCTATACAATGACAAACTTTACATGGAATAAAAACTAGTTCAGCCAGTTTTCACTTCTAGTGTCATCTAGGTAGAAAATGAAAAATTGACTATTGTCATCCATTGTTTCATTTGACAGTATGTTGAAGATAACTTGAGCGTGATGTCAGTTGGGTTTCTCCTGAGCAGTCCAGATGATGCAGTTATATGGAGAGGCCCGAAGAAAAATGGTAGAGTGTTAAGCAGAAGCTATGCTTACTAGGAATCTTAACATTGAACTATCAAGTTTTCTTGGTTTaccctgaaaaataaaaaacatatgtTTACCTGCTGCACAAAAAGTACACTTGATGGTTATCCATTTAAGTATTTTGTGTTTCACTGCTCAACATCTTTCTGACTTTGTGTCCCAATTGTTTCTATTAGAGAGCAGAAAACATTGTTTCATAGTTAAGCTATTCAGAAATGGTTAAGAAACGCATTTGAACTGGAAATCTTTGCCCCCAGGATGGGACGTGAAGTTGTTGGTCCCGCGTATTGTGTAAAGcccgtaaaagaacccagtgcatttatcgaaaagagaaggggtccccccgggtgttcctggtttgattggcagcacattgcaccacagcaccatGTGAACCGTTACATTGTGCTATGTTAACggagtatacatgtaggtctcataattcaaaagtagTCCCACATGCCTTACTGAAAAATTACTGAATATTAAAgcaccatgagcgtcactgagtgacggatatgagtgcgctattattattatcattaacaagcattgtgtttgttgttgatttCAGGTCTTATTAAACAGTTCCTGCGTGATGTGGATTGGGGCGATACCGACTACCTTATAGTAGACACCCCACCAGGGACATCTGATGAACACCTGTCTATTGTACAATATCTCAGCTGTACCAATGTAGACGGGGCAGTGCTTGTTACTACACCACAGGTAAACACTGCTTTTTCATGTTAAACTATGTTGGGAACAGTGATTCAATTTGGGGAGTAACAAGTGTGCATAAAACTAACAGTTGCCATGTACGCTTCCATTAATTGACCCAACTCACCTGAGTTAAAGgatgtcatggctgagcggtttagaatccaggtcatgacacttgtgagGTGCCCTaactggggtgcgttccacttgcACAAACAGATCAAAACTGTTTGGgcaaactttttttattgctgGAACGTTTGGTTGCATGCTTTGTGATGTCAATACAGCAGCGCTCTGTAACATCATGTGTATTAGTTGTTTGTAACGTTGGTTTTTGCTGTATTGTGGGTATACTTCAGTCCTCTTTTGCATATCATGACatcaaaaagtaaattttttatttcaactctACCTGACTGCGTTATCAACCACCGAAAACACTAGAACCCAAAACACTAgaactattttcatgacaaatAATATTATCTACGTACCCACTAGCACCTTAGAAGTGCGTTCACCTTGGCGGTGCTCAGCTTGTTCCAGTCGAAATTGTTGGCTAACATCTGAAATGATGACGCACGAGGAATGCACCCCTGTGTGATTCAACTACAAATGATAACTTCAAATTATTCCTTATCCAAGCTATGCATCAATGCAGACAATGGGATAAATcaacttttaaaattttggttataagtataaatttctctttttttctgcaACTCTGTTGTAACTGTAGGAAATCTCTTTGATGGACGTTCGTAAGGAAATCACATTCTGTAAGAAGGTCAACTTGCCAATCTTGGGAGTTGTTGAAAACATGAGCGGTTTCGTCTGCCCCAAATGCAAAGTGAGTACCAAACTGCAATTTCagttctttatttatttatttatttatttataacattTCTGTGCCTAGTGTACATCAAATAAAACTAATATTAATGGTAAAGTATTATATAGCaccttaagcctggttcatacttcctgcaaatgcgtaCAAAAATTTGACGTCAAAGTCCTCTTTTCGCTGCAAATGTTCGTGATAGTTGAACACATTTccactgttgcaaattatttgttgcgaatttgtggcgTCAAAATGTCGATCAGCATTCACAGGAAGCATGAGCTGGGCTTAATGCGAGGGCCTCAAGGCACTTTACAGATGAAAAAAAGTAGCAAAAACTTAAGTTAAACAGCAAAAGCCAAAATACAATTCAAAAGAGACAAGTTAGGAAAAAGGTCTACAGTAAAATTAGTCAAAGCCTAAAATAACaagtactttaaaggcactgcacatcattggtaattactcaaaataatttttagcataaaaacttacttggtaacaagcaatggagagctaatgatagtataagacattgtgagaaaagactggctctgaagtaacatagtttttgaggaagaggttaTTTCAGGCATTCGATgggaaaaggtttttttttttaataaagactCACTTAGCTATATTTAAGACTGATTTCCACTGTGGTCCTGCATTCATCAATGCatttttgatttgtatttactaCTGGCTCAACTTATTTTATAGCACACCTCTTGCTGGTTGTTGTTCTGGTCAACTGAACCCGGTCACATTAGTTAATTTTTCTATTTTATTATACTTCACACTTGCAAAATACTAAAAGGAATTAAATGATCTAAGAATTCTAACATTAGTACTATGactgagaaaacaaagataaatACAAAGATTTAAATtgtataaaataccaaaccagTGAGTAGCATGGAGTAATAGTTGACCAACACCTATTCAAAAACACAGACAtccttcaacaacaacaactgtcAACTAATAACTGCccttctgataaaaaaaaagggaggcATGAAAATCTTTCATGGTAATTTTTAGATATTTAtctaacatttttttatttgtgtttaataACGTAAAAGTTTATAAATTCCTGTACCAAACATGTACGTAGGTCAACCCTTGTACTTTCGTCCGCTTTTCAAAAGGACAAATATCATGATTGCAAGGGGCACcgccaccagggcccaatttcataaagcctacagtcagcacaaaaacttacaaaGCTTTTGCTCGTCAAAATAGGTGGCCATTCAGAATAGCATTTGGTTACCATATCTGTGACTGACTGCATGGTACCCCTACCATTTCTTGCTGAGCCAAGTTGCAGAATATTCTGTTTAACAGCTTCATTAAATTGAGCCCAGGTTGGCACACCCCTCAAACATTAACTAATCTATGAcaacaatttaataaatataCATTAGATAATAATTCATATTGACGTTACAgctctcctttcgcagcgatattcgcaagtgattTGAGTAGAGTTGAAGTGCTGCAAagtattcgttgcgaatttgtgatgtcaatattcacttcgcattcggaggaagtatgaaccgggcttaaataTAAAAAACCAGCCACTTCTTACACATTTGCTCATCTAATAGATGAGAGAAGAGCTTAAGGTACAAGGCCTCAATGAGTGTCTGTATTGCTCAAccaacaaatttgtgcaacaagggtgtgtccccccccccccctggactTAAAGTTATTGTACCCAAACCAAATTACTGAaggacatttttgttttcaatgtttgAAATGTTTATAAAAGTCAGAGAAAGTGGACATTAACTACCGATCTGCATTAAGCAATAACACATGTCACATTTGGTTAaacatcagggccaaattttgtagcgctgcttagcggccgattttgtgctgtttgttttcaatttcatagcgctgctaaccgtaagcacacaagaaggcatgctaaccttccggtgcttaccttacgaaaataaatgacgtcacaatacaaatcaatggTGAACGCGTAATGTATGTATGGCCgccaaatttttctgctacagtaagcacaaaaatttgcttaccgttaagcagctcaatCAAATTGCGCCTAGGGCAACCATTCATTCTACCTCTGTCCCTCAAATTCAACCATCTGCCCCCATGAAGCATCAGTCCTGTGGTATATACCACTCCAGTGCTCTATTTGTGCCCAGTGGAAGAGAAAGCCATTTCGCATTGATACGACTTAGGAATGGCACTAGCTTGTTTAACTCCTTCCTGAAATCCCTCATGTGTAAGCCCTCAACATGTTGCATAGCCTGCTTGAAAGATAGGATATCATCAAGCGGAGGTATATCAAGGCCACCAGCCATCATGGCTGCTCGTAGGTACACCATGAACCACTCGCTGTTGTCACGATACTCCATCTGATTTCTGATAGCCCAAGGTGAGGACAGCTGCCTTCCCGTGTCTCTTCTGTACAGCTGCATCGTCTTATCACTGGAATCCATCTTGAAAAGAGCATCTGGGATCAGAAAAAGCCAGTCCTGCAACTCGGTGACTATCACTGCATTTCTGTTGCAAGCATTCAGGAGTGGTCTGAATATCTGAAGAAGTTTGCAGATGCCGACTCTGTCGGCTAGAGTGGACGTGAAGATCCTGTCGTAGTCCACCATGCCGAGGGTCTTATGGGCGTCCGGGACCTCTAAGCAGCTACTGACCAAGAGGTGAATCTGAAGCCTTCCTTGAGTGAAGAGGGCTTTTGCTTTTTGCAGGAGATCTACCACGTATGCATGGTACATCCCTATCACTGAGGAGCTGGGGGTATGTGCGTGCTGCTTGACTTGATTGCAGTCCCAGGCTGAGAAGGGTGTAAATGAGGGTCCAATACAGTACTTGAACATAAGCTTCCTTTCCGTTGTCGTGCTTAAAAATTCATCTCTCACAGTTGATTCTTCCAACACGGGTCCTGTCAAGGTTGGATTGTCATAGGGTAGGTCACTCTTCTTGGCGTCATCCGGAAGGAACAAACCACGGTCCAGCCACTGTCCAACAGAAATGCCTTCCGTTTCTGAGAGACTCTCCTGATAGAACTTGAATTCATGGATAAATTGTCGATCTTGTTGCGCAAACCATTCCCGACGCTGTTGGCTGAGGTTGATGGACGACCTGTCGATGCGTTTACATGAAAGGGAATACCATAGCTTCCAGATATCACGTATCTTATCAAGATCTGCATTGCTGATAATTACTAGTCCACCAACAAGCTCCTGGAGTCTCTCAGCGTTGATTTCCAGAAGGTCCTTTAAGCTTCTCTGTAGCAGCTTATAATCTTTCTTTGAAATGTGTAGTGAATACCAGATGGTGGCCAAGCTGGAAGCAAGGCCTTCCTCGCCTTCTTCACGTATCAACATAAAGAGAAACAGGACGTTTCTGGCCATCACAGAAGGTTCAACATCATTTAGTGTGATGTGGAGTTTCCCTTGATATTCTGCTGGCAGGGAAGCAGCCGTCAAAATGGTGTTGCGCAGATTCCCACATCCTGTCGACAGAACGTGGAAGTCACATTCTAATACTTCTCTTCTACCTACAGCACAAGCCATTTCGTTGTCTGCAAGTTGTAGGAAGTCGCATGCCATCTTGTTTCCAAAGTATTTGGACACTTCTGCACGCCATTTAGCATCCTGTGAGTTGTTAGCATAATCTTGAGCTTTAAAATTGTAGATTTGATTCAGTCCTGCGACAGCACTTTGAATGCATCTTTTGATGGTCTTGCAGTGAAGCTTATGATTTGAGTGGTCCTTCCTTTGGCATGACACATTGCAGTACCATGCCGTGCTGCATCCAGCACACTGAAAATAAAGGATGCGGATGGATTCAGCAATGAAAATGGGTATAAATGGATACCTGCAAGGGTTGACATTGTGTACAAAAAAGCAtttggagcgccacggcagctcagggctgtatactcctcagggagctgagaaagattaaaggaatgttattggcccagtgaccagcagctgatttctggaaacactaggattaattcTATCATGTGTTGCTTGTcgtaacttaggatgggttcaatacgTTCTAATGCCTATGGTTACGGAAATTAACTCGTCCTGTATTAAGTCctggaagagtttggtgaaatcgacggcacggcactagtatacaaatattgactgcttcgagtgctatggttaaaactatgactcccgaggtgatccccggagcgttctattttcccgaggcgaagccgagggaaaatagaacgcta
Coding sequences within it:
- the LOC139944299 gene encoding uncharacterized protein, with amino-acid sequence MDVKPGHCWRCEKALPDCVVRCDRCNKAVYCSNLCQKRDLVRHGAVECQIFGPKTCTYCKKEGDQKQCAGCSTAWYCNVSCQRKDHSNHKLHCKTIKRCIQSAVAGLNQIYNFKAQDYANNSQDAKWRAEVSKYFGNKMACDFLQLADNEMACAVGRREVLECDFHVLSTGCGNLRNTILTAASLPAEYQGKLHITLNDVEPSVMARNVLFLFMLIREEGEEGLASSLATIWYSLHISKKDYKLLQRSLKDLLEINAERLQELVGGLVIISNADLDKIRDIWKLWYSLSCKRIDRSSINLSQQRREWFAQQDRQFIHEFKFYQESLSETEGISVGQWLDRGLFLPDDAKKSDLPYDNPTLTGPVLEESTVRDEFLSTTTERKLMFKYCIGPSFTPFSAWDCNQVKQHAHTPSSSVIGMYHAYVVDLLQKAKALFTQGRLQIHLLVSSCLEVPDAHKTLGMVDYDRIFTSTLADRVGICKLLQIFRPLLNACNRNAVIVTELQDWLFLIPDALFKMDSSDKTMQLYRRDTGRQLSSPWAIRNQMEYRDNSEWFMVYLRAAMMAGGLDIPPLDDILSFKQAMQHVEGLHMRDFRKELNKLVPFLSRINAKWLSLPLGTNRALEWYIPQD
- the LOC139944300 gene encoding cytosolic Fe-S cluster assembly factor nubp1-A-like — encoded protein: MADVPENAPEQCPGTQSELAGKQSACQGCPNQDICASGLPAAPDPAIEEIQERMSSVKHKILVLSGKGGVGKSTFTAHLARGLARNEETQVAVLDIDICGPSIPRVMGLEGEQVHQSGSGWSPVYVEDNLSVMSVGFLLSSPDDAVIWRGPKKNGLIKQFLRDVDWGDTDYLIVDTPPGTSDEHLSIVQYLSCTNVDGAVLVTTPQEISLMDVRKEITFCKKVNLPILGVVENMSGFVCPKCKNESQIFPPTTGGAEKMADDLKIPFLGKLPLDPRIGKCCDEGKSFFEEVPDSPATHAYLSIINKLKSACQKDNQGGENNMDCS